The stretch of DNA gtgatgtgcattaccgagagggcccagagatacctctccgacaatcggagtgacaaatcctaatctcgatatacgccaacccaacatctaccttcggatacacctgtaatgctcctttataatcacccagttacgttgtgacgtttggtagcacacaaagtgttcctccggcaaatgggagttgcataatctcatagtcataggaacatgtataagtcatgaagaaagcaatagcaacatactaaacgatcgggtgctaagctaatggaatgggtcatgtcaatcacatcattctcctaatgatgtgatcccattaatcaaataacaactcttttgtttatggttaggaaacataaccgtcttcgattaacgagctagtcaagtagaggcatactagtgacactttgtttgtctatgtattcacacaagtattatgtttccggataatacaattctagcatgaataataaacatttatcatgaaataaggaaataaataataactttattattgcctctagggcatatttccttcacctacatggcgctgcatgcctcgttGGCCTAGACGCGTGTCGGAGCAAGACGAAGCGGTGAAGGACGGGACGGGCTTCGTTGctgtccccgataaagcaagaggacacctaagTTGCACATTTAATGCGTTTTGTCCCGTGATGTCAGGCGATAAACTTGATTACTGTACAACTTTCCACCTTCGGTGTgacactgtggcagcccctttgactataaaaggaggcccgtggtGTACTGTGAGAGGATTCGGATTTTTTGGACCGTGCACactttgtagctagtccaagaacaccagataaacacaaaccagcaggagtagggtattacgcatcaattgcggcccgaacctggataaactcCTCTGTGTTGACCTTCTAAACCCGCTCTTTTTACAGCctcgcgcccgccaaccgtagtagggattccctatgatcccataggtgtcgttcctgAGCACCGGCAGATACATCACTGTAAGTCGCCGCCTCTCGAGCTCACCATGGACGCCGAAGCTCTACTTTCGCGCGCGCCTGCCCCAGCTACTCCTATCGCCCGCGGCCGCCCACGCGCTAGCTCCCCTACAGCCGCCCTTGCCCGCATGTGCCCTGGTGTGGCCTCCTCCTACTGCTTCCACTTCCCGCCGCTCTTGCTGCCTGCTGCTACTGCATCGCTGCTGCCCGCGCCCGCGAGCATGCACCCCAGCCGCGCCGCTCACGCACGTCCACACCCACACCCACATGTGCCAATGCCCTCCCATGGTAGCCCCCACGCTCGCCTAGGTAGTGGTCGTGGCCATGGTCGGTGCCTCATGTgctgtgcgtgtgtgtgtgcacAACCAAAAGCATGGTTGTGCCACTACACATGGGCCCGGCCAAATTAGTTTAGCACTAATCAGACTAACTAACCCCCCTATGACATGTGGACCCCAAgctaattaatctaattaacaaGAATAGTTTAGTTGCtgcctatgacatgtgggccacatCCTTTTCCTTTGaccagtcaaattgacttggTCAACTCAAATTATTATTAAatctagaaattttagaaaatgcaataaattttgaaaattcatatAAATAAATCATAAGtcggatgaaaataatttatatatgaaagttgacTAGAAAAATATATCGAATCTGAATACGCCATTCACATATCTGGTCCATCCCTGTAGCATAACAAACCTTGAACATTTACACCTGAATCATTACAGACAATAATACCTAGAGCTGGGAATATTTCCCCTCTTCAATAAAAATGCCTAGTAATGCATTAGAGCATATCACCAACACGGAACACATTTTGTCGTGACATACATCTGCGgtgtgctacttcttgagcttgtgttagtttttcccttaaagagaaaagggtgatgcagcaaagtagagataagtatctccctcagtttgagaaccaaggtatcaatccagtaggagacaacgcacaaatcacctactacctgcacaaacaatcaagcaacttgcacccaacacgataaaggggttgtcaatcccttcactattacttgcaaaagtgagatctgatagagatagataaacggtaaagtaaatgtttttggtatttttggtttatagattggaaagtaaaagattgcaaatatagtagatcagaaactaatattgtagatcggaaacttatatgatggaaaatagacccgggggctataggtttcactagaggcttctctcaagatagcaaataatacggtgggtgaaaaaattactgccgagcaattgatagaaaagcacaaagttatgacgatatctaaggcaatgatcatgaatatatgcatcatgtccgtgtcaagtagaccgcaacgattctgcatctactactattactccacacatcgaccgactcctgcctgcatctagagtattaaattcatgaagaacagagtaacgcattaagtaagatgacatgatgtagaggaattaactcaagcaatatgatgaaaaccccatctttttatccttgatggcaacaatataatacgtgccttgttgcccctactgtcactgggaaaggacactgcaagattgaacccaaagctaaccacttctcccatttcaagaaaaaccaatctagttggccaaaccaaaccgatagttcgaagagaattacaaagatatcaaatcatgcataaaagaattcagagaagattgaaATAATATTCGTAGATAAGCTGATTATAAATCCACAATTCACGGATCTCGGCATACACACGGcaaaaaaagtattacatcgaatacatctccaagaacatcgaggagaacatggtattgagaatcaaagagagagaagaagccatctatctactagctatggacccgtaggtctgtggtaaactactcacgcttcatcagaagggcaatagagttgatgtagaagccctccgtgattgaatccccctccgatagggtgccggaaaaggtctctagatgggatctcgcgggtacataaggttgcggcggaCAAAAAGTATTTTCGTGGATGCCTCTTGTGGTTTGGGGATATTTGGGAATATATTGgtgaaagaattaggtcaggagggTCACGgaggcccacaagggtgggggcgcgccctctgtccttgtggccgcctcgtggctcctccgacttgATCTCCAAGTCTCTGGTGTGTCTTcaggtccaagaaaaatcatcgcgaaggtttcattccatttggactctgtttggtattccttttctgcgaaactcaaaaaaacagaaattggcattgcgctctaggttaataggttagtcttaaaaataatataaaatagcatattaatgcatataaaacatccaaaacagataatataatagcatggaacaatcaaaaattataaatacgttggagacgtatcatggtgcATTTAATTGCTTTGTTATTTATTgtttccccctccgttacttcctTCCCGGTAGACTCCGAGACCGCTGATGATTCGATGATCGTCTACTTCATTGAGGATCTGTTTTTGTCTGCAGAGAAACCAGGCAAGCAGAACCCTCCTTGATCATCCAGATATCGCCCATTTTCTCTCTCTTATTCTTGCATTAGGTTTTGCTATTGTTGTTGTTCCGATAGCTCCTATTccgatgcatagcctgcttttgtaacctgccGTCGATACATTACCTATTATCCTAGCATGCCTAGATTAGTTATGTTAGTGTCCCATCAGTGACTCTACACCCGTGTCTGTGTTTCCATATTACACTATCTGGGTTGTCTGAGATGATGGGTCATTGTATCGAGCCCCGAACACGCCTAAAGGCCCTTACAATTGTACGACTCTACCGATCCGTATCAAGTGTGATCTACCGATATGCCAATCCGACGACCACTATTGCAGGGATTTGCTCTGGGAGTCTGTCACTGTGCTGCCAGCCAGACTGCCAGTGCCAGATGGAGTATGTGGGTCGCGCGCGATTCTCTTGTGGGTATATGGAAATTTCTGGCAAGCGCGAATGATATAATACACGAAGCACTACAGTAGTACTACTAGCTAGCAGCTAGCAAAGCTGCGCTTCCGCTTCTTGAGTTGCTATCTAGAAACTTCTGGCAAGCTCACATGCTGAGTTCTACTTTTTGTTCTAGATAGGTCACTAGAGTTGTACTAGCAGCTGTAGCAAGCTATGCCATTCAAGAGAGAGATAGAAAAGCCTCGGTTATAAGCGCGCAAGCAATTTAACAAGTAAgagaatgccaaataaaataaaagtgCAATATATGTAGCAACTAAATCGATTTAACTTTCTCTTACAAATTCGTTTCAAAACTACACTACCCTGATTTCCAACTTTGTATTTCCAATATTTTTTatctaatttttttattttttatcaACTAAACAGACCTAAGCGGTGTTTGAGTAACTATTTCAATTATAATTATACCCTCAAAAATTTATAATTATGAATAACTTGTTACCCATAAAAAAAGAAAACTTCCAACTTTGTATTATTTCAATTGCTCAATCTAGGATATATTGTACTAAATTTTAATAAGGCAGACATTTGAGGATGATGGGAGTATATTGTTTCTCTAGGTATTAAGAATCCTGTACAAGTTTCTTTTTAAACACCAAATCCTGAAAATCTAATATTATTACATGGATACACGTATAAAAGTGTTGGTATATTTACCATTAATCATTGATTAATTAATGAATTTGCTTGACACCTTTCATTGTAGTCTAAGTTATGGCTATTAAAGTTACACATGTGCATGTGTATTTCTAACTTTCTCTTGTTCAATGTCTAGACATGTGTCAAGAGAAAACACTTACGTCTCACTCAAGTGTGTAGACGTGCACGTGTATATGCGTGTTACTACTTGAAAACAGTAGTGTACGAGTATTCATAATCTAATATGTAGTGAAAACATTGCCATCTTCCAACCCAAATTAGgacatttgaaaatattttttaGATTATACACGTGCATGGCACGTGCCATTTACTAGTTTCACTCTAGGTGATGACTTTGCCGTGCAATATATCAAGGTAAACCTATCGAGGTTGATTCCTCCGGTTTCAGCTTGATGGTATGGACCTGAACCCCGACTGTTACAATGATAAAGACGGGTCAGCCCCAAGGGTACCCGGGAGAGATAATGTGGCGGAACGACAACGAAGATGGATACCACCTAGGAAGAGAGGTGGGCCTGGTTCCTGGTCATGGTCTGCGAGTTACCAAGTCGACGCAGTAGGAGACCTCTTCGTGTCCACGAGCTACTAATAATACATTAACACAtttgggtatttgatctgagttggTTGCTGGCCTAAACGCACTAACCGTCACGCGGGACAATGGTTTATGGGACCCTCAGTGTCGTACGATTCTCCCGAAAGCTCTACAAACATCATAGTTCAGAGATGCGGCGCGGGGACTAGCAGATATTCTACAGACCAGGTGAAGCTGGACCGCCCATACAACATGCAGGAGTACTTAGGGTGAGCGGCCGAACTATCCTTTgcgcttaggatgtagaccggcgtgctgacctctctgaaGAGCCTAGGTAGGACTACAGAGAAAGAGAAAGGAGGAGGAAGTCGACGGAGACAGAAAAAGGGATAGGCTACAGGGGTTGGGATTATGTTGTCATGTGGGTTGATTAGCGAAAACGGCAGGAGGTATCTGCAAAAATGGAGGCGACGACTAGCTTGGGACACCTAGAGCCATTTGCTACTCTGTCACTTGCCTAGGACTAAATTGTCACGTATGGTGCAAGTTGTAGGACGATGGGATGAGGTTTGTAACTTTTGGATCATTGTTTTGACCTCACATTGTGTGTAAGTTACAGGACTACCGGTGCTTTTACCTTTATATATTTATATCCCTGCGCCCCGTCCAATGTCCTTTTTATTTTGGACCCCATAAATCCCTAACGTTTGGATTTTAAGCATAACATCCCGAATGTTTTTTCATGGCAGCTTTAGTTCACGCGAGATTGGCAAACATGCAATTTTCTGACAAAAAAATGAACAGGGACAAAGTTTTCATGTTTCAATTTTTTGACAAAAAATTAACTGGGACAAAGTTGCCATGTTTTAACAACTAAAATTGCTGCCTCGCGTGAACTAAAATTGCCATGAAAAACGTTTGAGTTGCCATGCTTATAATCCGAATGTTTGAAATTTATCATTTCCAATTATTTTAATTACTTTCTTCGTTTCTACATATATATGACCTTTTCGTAATTCAATTTAAACTACCAAAATCATcctatttaggaatggagggagcaGAAAAGAACTTGTGTTGTATgggcgtgtttggttgcctgcatatGGCCCAGCCTGGCCTGCGCAGGAAGAAATTGGCTTGATTGTTTGCTTGCGTTTATTGTGCGGCCCGCATGGCACGAACCTTAAAGCACCTCCAGGCCAGGCCCGGGGAAATACCCGAATCAGTAGTAGTTCGCGAGCCTGACTCGGGCGACGCGCTTCTCTTCTCGTGCGACCAGGGAGATGGCGCGAGCTCACCCGCGTCGCCGAAAAATCGATGGGAGGATTTCGGCTCACCTCCCGCCGAGTCCGCCCCTATTTAGCCCCCTCCCTCACCGCCACAACTCACGTCACCATGCTCCCTCCCTTCGAGCTTTCCCACCGACGCGCATCGGCACCGATGATGTAACGCCCGGAGACTGTTGCGCCAgatgtcttccagttattcgttgtcgttgccatgtcattcacttgcgtgttgcatcttgccatgtcatcatccgcattgcatcatcatgtttccaaaacttgcatccgtcccggtctcctcgttctctccgttgtccgttctgagcccagacacacttgcacgcgcccgcggcatgtccgaaatattattttataaatgaccggaaaatgttctcagaatgggatgaaagttggcatgcggtgttgttttagTGTAGATAGGCTGCCTGTCAAgcccgtttgacgccccaacgtataactatagcggcagtatagtcgGTCATATGTCGGACGTTTCCAGTATCCCGAAACATgtgccgggctttccctctctttcctccctagaccatCTACATAGTCCGCTACCAACCGTGAGGCCCCGAAACCCCTCCTTGCACTGTGCATCGAACCCCTTGAGTGCgtgtccgaaagttgtcccgaacccaacccggacagtcgtcaccgttgggtccggatcatctccaaacatctataaaacatcaccgtttttgtttccaaaacttgcatccgtcccggtctcctcgttctctccgttgtccgttctgagcccagacacacttgcacgcgcccgcggcatgtccgaaatattattttataaatgaccggaaaatgttctcagaatgggatgaaagttggcatgcggtgttgttttagTGTAGATAGGCTGCCTGTCAAgcccgtttgacgccccaacgtataactatagcggcagtatagtcgGTCATATGTCGGACGTTTCCAGTATCCCGAAACATgtgccgggctttccctctctttcctccctagaccatCTACATAGTCCGCTACCAACCGTGAGGCCCCGAAACCCCTCCTTGCACTGTGCATCGAACCCCTTGAGTGCgtgtccgaaagttgtcccgaacccaacccggacagtcgtcaccgttgggtccggatcatctccaaacatctataaaacatcacCGTTTTTTTATTtagactccctagcctatttctcctgaccgtccgattttgatcggaaggacgagatagcccctaacctaacccATGATGTATATATTCGTCCACCCCTAGTCCATTTTGGTCAAACCCTAAAAATTAGGAGGCTTGTCCCTTCACCCGCCGCCGCACTCTCCACCAAATCCTCTGTCGGTATCCTCCCAGATCTGATCCAGCCAACCACGCGCAGCCAACCCCCTTCCTCGTTTTCAGATCCACCATCCATCCCTTTGATCCATCTCCAGTCAACGACCGCCGACGCTCAAATCCCGCAGGAGCCCGAGCTCCACCTCTTCGCCACCATCCCCGCCTCCTGGATCCTCACGTCCCCAGCGCCATAGCTGGACCTCGTCGGAGACGCCGGCTAACGAGGACAACCCCGCGCCCCTGTCTTCCTTTTTCCCATGCTCCTGTTCCTCCTTCCCTCACacgcctctctctctctgactTGCCACAGCAGGGAACAGTCGCCGGCGCCCTGCATCCTGTCCCGCTCGCGCATGACCGCACCAATGGCCAGCGCCCATCCTCGGCTTCGTCTCGACCAGGAGCACCATGCCGCCTGATGCTCAAGCCACCACCGGGAAAAGACTTCATCGCCACGAGTTCCGGTGTTCAGGTCCTCCTCGTGTGCTGCCCGAGTCTCCCCTGCTTCGCCAAGCCATTGTCTCCGGCCAAATCCTCTTCCTCGACGAGATCCTCGCCCGCACCTCCGCTGCCCCGACTCCATCTCTCGCCATCCTCTTCGTCGATCCGGCCGGCCGCCATGCGGGTCAAGCTCGTCCCGCGCCCCTGCTCCCCTCTTCTTCCTTCCCGGCCTCCTTTTTCTCACGCTGCTCCTTCTCTCTTCTGTTGTCTTCACAGCGCTGCTGTGGACATCCCCGTTGAGCGCTTGTGCCGTTGGAGCTCATCGCCGGTCCTCTTGCGCGCCCGAAGCTCAAGCTCCTCTGCCCGGGCGTCCCACGCACCTCAAGCTGCCGTCCCGCGCCTGGAGCCGCGCCCCTCCGTCCCCTGCGCCTCTGTTTCTTCCTCGCCGCCGCAGTCCTGTTTCACGCCGCGCCGCTCCTCTGTTTCGTTCGAGCAGCAACGAGCAGGTCCGCTCGCGTTGACCAAGCGAGGCAAGCGCCAGGCCCAGCCTGCTTCTTTGCCACGGCCCAGCGCACCCCTCCTCACCCAGTCGGCCTTCTTCCACTAAACCGGGCCaaagcccatgggtgaggccacccCCAGCGCCTCCTTTTTTCTATGCTTTTGGGCCAGACAGATTCGGCCCGAGCCACTGTTTttttttcatggacgatttcctAATTTTTCCAGTGCTTTACAGATTTTGCAGAGAACCCCCTAGGCTTCATGCATTTATTAACTCACAATctatgcatcatatgtaaaaaccttatatatgaaaaatgcttagattttcatctagatttataatatccaactttcatccatgtttgaaatgtttaaattgttgtttgctttaatttgcccctatgccatgttaaaatgatttaattcataactaaataaccgtagctccaaatctaacaaactttatatgtaaatggggtagaaaaatgtctagtttaacatggtgtacttgctttgcatgtttaacaactctaaaattgtgtttaggacagaacagtaccaaatctaatatatgctcatgaggtttttccggacttgttgtttgttgttccggcctcatttaaatttgcctagataggtagttctTCATATGCTTCACCCTTTGCCATGGTAACCAACATTTAGTTTTGTTGAGTACTtaaatgggagagaactaaataattgttgtggtgcttcatcaatatgcaacttgttgcatattgagcttcacttaatttgtagtatcgtttgtgcatattgccatgccatgcttcattaaaccggacatgcatcatacttggttgtgcatcatgccatgtttatgtgatggttgttttactatattatttgcttgtttccggtgttgcttcttcgggttagttccgataacgtcgcgtttgtaaggttcgactacatccgtttgtcttcttcatggactcgttcttcttccttgcgggatttcaggcaagatgaccatacccttgaaatcacttctatctttgcttgctagttgctcgctctattgctatgtcgcgatacctaccatttgctatatcatgcctcccatattgccatgtcaagcc from Triticum urartu cultivar G1812 unplaced genomic scaffold, Tu2.1 TuUngrouped_contig_8335, whole genome shotgun sequence encodes:
- the LOC125531896 gene encoding uncharacterized protein LOC125531896 encodes the protein MPPDAQATTGKRLHRHEFRCSGPPRVLPESPLLRQAIVSGQILFLDEILARTSAAPTPSLAILFVDPAGRHAALLWTSPLSACAVGAHRRSSCAPEAQAPLPGRPTHLKLPSRAWSRAPPSPAPLFLPRRRSPVSRRAAPLFRSSSNEQVRSR